Within the Rosa rugosa chromosome 2, drRosRugo1.1, whole genome shotgun sequence genome, the region ttctcCTCCTCTCTATCTTTCTTACTTCTATCCAttcaactcctctctttcttatTTGTTTCCATCCCTACACAAATGACAAACATTTCATCAACCAGATCTCACCTACATCTAATGGATTATACGTGTGTGCATTAGAAACCATTCCTTCAAAAAGAAGAACCTGATATAGGATATCCAAATGGTTTGCTGACCTCTTCTTATAGAGTATGCAATTCCATTGCATGTGTAGTTCAAAGAGTTACCGCCTGAGGTGGTGCAACCACCAAAATGGGCTGCCGTAGAATGGTAGAAGTAAGGTGAACAGTGAATGGGGCAAAATAGGATATTTGATGTGTAGAAGTGCCAAAGAAAAATGCGGATATGTGTATCTAACATATAGCGATGAGCAAATAAAATTtcccaaaacaaaataaaggaCTAGGGCAGAAAAAACTCCAGCCCAAGAGGATAGCCCCAAGAAAAAGAGGCCCAAACTCAGACCCAACAGAGAATGGCATGACTCAAGCCCAAGACTTCATCTTCCTCACTGACTGGCCTCAAGTACAGCTTTGGTGTAGTTCCAGCGGTCCCCTCTGCCATGCCCTAAACCGCAACGCCCCACGCGAGACattatagatagatagatagatagagtAAATAGATAAATAGAATTGTCGATTTTCAAGTCTATCCTTTATGTATAAATTGTGTTATAGAGTTGCTAAAGTTACTTAGGCGATATCTCATATCGCTGTTCCATAAAACAAGGGCGACATCACATGTATTCTCCAgtctgaatatatatatatatatatatatatatatatatatatatatttttgaaatAAGGACTGGTGCGCCTGCCCTCAAgcattaattaatgaaactgtcgaatacaagggggggcattgagcctaaacccctgattacaataagcatctagagaacatcctgaaatattATCAcgagtctctaccaaataactgtattcaattaggcaccaactagcaaagaacacTCTACTgacgactctatttgctttgacatagcagtgacataacaAAAAGATAACTCAAtgtgtaacccgattacaacgtagcataattaccagctttagcacagctttcctactatgttgccgccggatcTATTCCCTGTCACTAGGCTGTAGCGACCACTTGataaagcaaggaactcgccttctacccagagcagacaaggcactttgagtgcataTACAGGCACAAAACCCGACTAGTTCTACACAAAAAGTGTAGGGACTTATTATTCGCAACAAGCGAAAACAaactaagcaaacaaaataaataactataaataaaataaaatctgaGATAAGACCCACTATGTGAACCCAACCCAGAACTCTAACCCAGATCGGGCCCAAAGGCAGAATCTGAGCCCAAAAAACCAAATCAGCAAATGGATCGTTTCCAATCCTCCCGGCCCAAGAAAGCTGTTGCATCATGCCGCCACCAATCCTACCTCCCCTCCACTGGCGCCGGGTCACCGTCGTCCTCCGACATCGGAGGGCCGCGCCAACCATTACGATCGCCACCCAACACCAACCGGAAAAAGGAAGCTTGCCATCTGTCCCTGAATCCGGCGTCCAAGCACCACCGTCAAACAGGCCAACAAGCCTTCGATCCCTATCAACCAGCCTTCGATCTACTCCAGCCGGCCATAGAACCCGCCCTGCCAACCACTAGCAGCCACCAAACGCCGATCTGACCCGCTCATAATCCGATCTCACTCTAATCCCAGCCCACCGCCACGACGCTGCAACTCCCTCCAACCGAAAAAGAAGCCATCACCAACGCCGTAGCGCAGCCAAACAGGAACAAAGGCAGATAACGGCGTTCTCTAGATTTTCAGCGGGTGGAGCGCGTTCTGTTTTTTCCTTAGACTATTCTTATTCATTGTAACATTAAGAAACCATCCGGTCTGAAGTGTGTTTTATGACGTCTTAATATTCGAGCGAGTGATATACATAATAAATAAATGACCTAATCACCATGGGAATGCCCGACCCGTTACCATCATTTTGAGCAAGCCCATTACATCACACAGTCCTTCGAACTGCTAAAAGCCTAAAACCCCAGTCTCCTTCATCTTCATCCACACTTTGTGAACTAACAAATTCGCATACACAAATTCTTAACCAGTTAAAACCCTACAAACCCTTAAACTTGATTAGGGTTCTTCACAGCGAGACAGAATGCAGGGCTTGAAGCGATTTACCCGATCTTCTATATCTGCTTCTCAAATCTTGAGGCCCAATGAGAACAACAACAAGCTTTATCTTCTTCCACCAACCCAGCATTTCTTAGCTCAAAGAACCTCCAATCGCTTCTTCGACTTTTACAAGGTACCCagaatcaaattttcaatcttttttCCAAATTAGTCAAAACCCAGTTTTGCTAATCCAAATTGGGTAAAACCCATTTGGTTGCAGCTTGGAAATAAAGCGGCGGTAGAGAAAGAGCGGGCACGGCTGTAAGTACTAccttttatttttacttttgttcttcttttgtgtgtgtgttttgggGCAAACACTTTGTTTGGGCGTGTGTTAATATTAATGCATTGTTGCTGTAATTTAGGGCAGTGCAGATGAGCTGAATAGGGGTTATTTTGCTGACCTGTCAGAGCTTAAGAAACATGGTGGTAAGGTAAGCCAGCACTATGATCAACTGTGTGGAACTTGTTTAATCTTTATGTGCTTGTTTTCGAATTATGTTTTGAATGTTGATGAATTGGAGTTTTGGGATTCTATGGTTTGGTTAATTGTCAAGGAACGTCAAACATTTTTGTCGGGTGACGAGTTCCATATCTATTGAATGGGTTGTGAACTTTTGATTGTTTCCCGACTTTTTAAAAGCATGGAATGTGATGATTTATGCTGCTAACTAATATTCTGAGAGGGAGTATGCATGTTGTTTCTTATCATAATGATGTCTTTGATCATACTGGTATATGATCTTACTATCCACTCGTAACAGCAATTGTCAGTCATCTTTTGTTTaaattccttttcttctttataAGTTTGAAACTAGTTTGAGTATTTTATGCAGATTGCAGAGGCAAATAAAATCTTATTTCCTGCTATGGCAGCTGTAAAGTTCCCCGACTTAGAAGTAAACTACTCTGATGACAAAATATTAAAGCTGCCCTTTAGACCCAATGGAAATGAAAATGTGGCTGATGCCAACATCTCAGCTCTCCCTAAGGCATCTTTACTCTGCCTTTCATTTCGAGCAAGTTCCCAGGTATTACATTATAAACTAGTTATTTAATTGTCTTGATTTGTTTTTCAGTTTGATGAACTCTTAAAGAGGAGTTATACCCTCTTTGTGTTCAGTTGTAATTTATAACATCTACTATTATAGAACACAAAACCAGTATGACTATGATGGGAGGAAAGGGAAAGAAGATGATAGATGTATTTTAGGGGCAAAAGAAAGATATAAATTTGTTTAACTTAGTTATGCTCTTTCACATGATGAGGAAAATCTGTATGTTCTTTGAGGAAGTtctttaataataataaagataGTAATAAGCATTCTGGAATTGAAGCATTAATTTCTATTATGAGTTCCACTCTATTGTTGGATACCATGGAACACTAGTATCTGTAAAGCTCAGAAGCTGGATTTTGCTTTGTTACGCTTGCAACATTGGTTTACTTGAAGGTGAAGGATAAGATGGGGAGGTTTGTTTTAGATTAGTTTGGAGAGTGAAATGCAATTGATAGTTAGAGTAATCCTAAAACTTGCTGAGCAGAATAAACCTGGAGTTTGTTCACCAATGCAGTATGGCCCACCCAGTCCCAAGACTCCTTTCATGGAGCCATAGAATATGCCCAAAGATGCATTTAAATGATTAAACCATTTCTCTTAATATTCTAGAGGGAGGCATAACTGCCTTTAGGGGTGCCATGGCATGTTAGTCTTCAATCTAGTTCGTATTCAAGATAGGCGGTAACTTTAGCGGAGATATTTTTCCATGGATATATTATGTAGGGGTTAGTACAGTGGATTGTTTGTTAAACTTGTTCTTTTACTGCATTGGTATTTGTGGTTTCTGTAATTGTTGCTGCAAATTAAACTTCTTTGTCCTTCACAGGGAATGATTGATTCTTGGAGCATCCCTTTTGTCAATGCTTTCAGTGGTTCGAAAGACATTCAATTATTTGAGGTATGTGATTACATGTATACCATCTGTGGTTCAAGTAGTTATATGTGGCCACATTTAATGCTACTGATCATGTTTTATGTCTTTGATGTCTCTCACAACTTGTCCAGATTTGTGGTGCTTTTATTTTCTTGATAGTTATGTGATGAAAATGTGGGACTGCCATGCACTCCCCGAGGGATTAATGTCTGTATCccatttgtttttgttcttttccttcttttgatGGCAAATAGAAGCAAACGTCCCATGGCGTACTTTGTCTGGGCTGGTAATTCTGCTAGT harbors:
- the LOC133733629 gene encoding uncharacterized protein LOC133733629, with translation MQGLKRFTRSSISASQILRPNENNNKLYLLPPTQHFLAQRTSNRFFDFYKLGNKAAVEKERARLADELNRGYFADLSELKKHGGKIAEANKILFPAMAAVKFPDLEVNYSDDKILKLPFRPNGNENVADANISALPKASLLCLSFRASSQGMIDSWSIPFVNAFSGSKDIQLFEVSFIDSWFLCRKPIKQLLLRIMKKPKHVENKDTVKRQIVYSFGDHYYFRKELKILNLLTGYIFLLDKFGRIRWQGSGVATEEESSSLLSCTSLLLEEK